CTTACAGCCTCCCTTGCGGGGACTGAAGCCGATTGTGGAGATTTCACATTTGCACCCTATCTCGCAGCTTGGTTAGCGGACCATCCACGTTCTGACAACCCTGAAGCCTACGTGTTCGTTGGCGACCCAGACCACTTCCAGACGAGTCTTGACGAACCCTTGTGTCAAGGAACGATACGTCGCATGCTCCAAACAACTGCTGAGCATGCAGACGTAGAAAAGCCGGTGAATCCACACAACTTCCGTCACTACTGGACGACGATAATGAAACAGGAATACGGACTCAATGACGAGGAACTCAAATTCCTCCTCGAGCATCAACGGTCGGGAAATGGAATGAACGAGGTCTACAATCACTCCGTGGATTCAAAGCTGCGAAGGAATATCGCCGAAAAACGCGACGGAACTATTTCATCGCAGCCAAAGCCCTTGACTCCAGCCCACTGTGCTGAATGCAATGAACAACTAGCCGACCACTGGGTTTTCTGTCCCTACTGTGGGACAGCATACGGTCCATAATCGTCGATTGGAGTAGCTCACCTCCTGTGCGGGTGGAAAGAGTGTTGTAGATCGCGCGTACACACTCATAGCAATGAGTAACTCGGATGGACCAAGCCAGGTGGGGACTCCGAACTACCACCACGAGAACCACACTGCCGCTCAAACATGTGGTTGGACCGCGAACGCCCTGCGTGGCGAGGGTCGCTGTTATAAGCAAATATTTTATGGAATCGAGTCACACCGCTGCATTCAGATGACGCCAGTGGTCAAATGCAACGAGCGCTGTGTCTTCTGCTGGCGCGACCACCGCGGGCACGCCTACGAACTGGACGACGTCCAGTGGGACGACCCGGCGGCCGTCGTGGAGGCGAGCATCAAGCTCCAGCGAAAACTCCTTTCGGGATTCGGCGGCAACGACAACGTCCCCCGCGAACTGTTCGACCAGGCGATGGAACCGCGCCACGTCGCCATCTCGCTGGACGGCGAACCGTCCCTCTACCCGTATCTCCCCGAACTCATCGACGAGTTTCACGCCCACGACATCACGACGTTCCTCGTCTCCAATGGGACCCGTCCCGGCGTCATCGAACGTTGTGACCCGACGCAACTCTACATCAGCGTGGACGCCGCAGACCGCAAGACGTTCGACCACACGGTTCGCTCCGTCGAGGAGGACTCGTGGGACCGCCTCATCGACACGATGGACGTACTCGCGGAGAAGAAAGACACCCGCACCGTCCTCCGGACAACGCTCGTCAAGGGCGTGAACATGGCAAATCCCGACTGGTACGCTGCCCTTTTCGACCGCGCGGACCCGGATTTTGTCGAACTCAAGGCGTACATGCACGTCGGCCACTCGCGGGGCCGACTGAACCGCGACTCGATGCCGAGCCACGAGGAGGTCGTCGAGTTCACAGAACAGGTTCAGGCGTTCATGCCCGAACACACCGAGTTGAAAGACGTCCCTGCTTCCCGCGTCACGCTGCTCGCGAAAGACAGCGATACGTGGGTGCCGAAACTGAAGAAGGACAGCGACTTCTGGGCGCGTGACCCGATTACGGGGCAGTCCTGACCCTCCTCTGACCCCTCTGTCACCCGTACAGTTTTACCATGGTATTCCTAATAGGAATTGTATGCCTAATGGGAATACATCTACTGAAATCGCTCTCACGTATCCGTTTCCAGCGGAGCGGGTATTCCGCTATCAGGCGATGCAGGAGGTACTCTCAGTCCTCATCGAACAACCGTACGACGAGTTCACGATATCTGAACTCGCGACGCTCATCGAGGGAAATCAGGCAACAGTCTCCAAAGCGGTCAAATTACTCGCCGCGGTCGGGGTCGTCGA
This sequence is a window from Haladaptatus sp. QDMS2. Protein-coding genes within it:
- a CDS encoding site-specific integrase, translating into MAEFHTQIKSGLTASLAGTEADCGDFTFAPYLAAWLADHPRSDNPEAYVFVGDPDHFQTSLDEPLCQGTIRRMLQTTAEHADVEKPVNPHNFRHYWTTIMKQEYGLNDEELKFLLEHQRSGNGMNEVYNHSVDSKLRRNIAEKRDGTISSQPKPLTPAHCAECNEQLADHWVFCPYCGTAYGP
- the twy1 gene encoding 4-demethylwyosine synthase TYW1, producing MSNSDGPSQVGTPNYHHENHTAAQTCGWTANALRGEGRCYKQIFYGIESHRCIQMTPVVKCNERCVFCWRDHRGHAYELDDVQWDDPAAVVEASIKLQRKLLSGFGGNDNVPRELFDQAMEPRHVAISLDGEPSLYPYLPELIDEFHAHDITTFLVSNGTRPGVIERCDPTQLYISVDAADRKTFDHTVRSVEEDSWDRLIDTMDVLAEKKDTRTVLRTTLVKGVNMANPDWYAALFDRADPDFVELKAYMHVGHSRGRLNRDSMPSHEEVVEFTEQVQAFMPEHTELKDVPASRVTLLAKDSDTWVPKLKKDSDFWARDPITGQS